A DNA window from Macadamia integrifolia cultivar HAES 741 chromosome 4, SCU_Mint_v3, whole genome shotgun sequence contains the following coding sequences:
- the LOC122075968 gene encoding alpha carbonic anhydrase 7-like yields MMKQLRIPIFSSITGFLLLLLILNLRPTTSQEVEDEKEFDYLEGSSKGPEHWGEIHEEWKACNNGKMQSPIDLLHQRVEVVSELGKLKRDYRTANSTLKNRGHDIMLEWEGDAGSIDINGTDYKLRQCHWHSPSEHTINGKRFAAELHMFHESSNLGFAVIGVLYKIGRPDPFLSELEEEINVLADTENEITIGMVNPKHIKLGGRKYYRYVGSLTTPPCTEGVKWTIIKRVRTVSAEQVKLLRRAVHDSAESNARPLQPLNDRLIELYEPKTYPENQKSPKHE; encoded by the exons ATGATGAAGCAACTACGCATACCCATCTTCTCTAGTATTACTGGGTTTCTCCTCCTACTTCTGATCTTGAATTTAAGACCCACCACGTCACAGGAAGTTG AGGATGAGAAAGAATTTGATTATTTGGAAGGGAGTAGTAAAGGACCAGAGCACTGGGGTGAAATTCATGAAGAATGGAAAGCTTGTAATAATGGGAAAATGCAATCCCCCATTGACTTGTTGCATCAAAGGGTGGAAGTGGTGTCGGAATTGGGGAAGCTCAAGAGAGATTACAGGACTGCCAATTCAACTCTCAAGAATAGAGGCCACGATATAATG CTTGAATGGGAAGGTGATGCTGGGTCAATTGACATCAATGGTACTGATTATAAGCTCCGGCAGTGCCACTGGCACTCTCCTTCCGAGCACACCATTAATGGCAAGAG GTTTGCCGCAGAGCTGCACATGTTTCATGAAAGCTCAAATCTCGGCTTCGCAGTGATTGGAGTCCTTTACAAAATTGGGCGACCTGATCCCTTTCTCTCTGAG TTGGAGGAAGAAATAAATGTGCTAGCTGATACCGAAAACGAGATTACGATTGGGATGGTTAATCCAAAGCACATAAAGTTGGGTGGAAGGAAGTATTACAGATATGTGGGTTCTCTCACTACTCCTCCTTGCACAGAAGGTGTCAAGTGGACGATCATTAAAAGG GTGAGGACTGTTTCTGCAGAGCAAGTGAAGCTATTACGGAGGGCGGTTCATGAC TCTGCTGAATCGAATGCAAGACCATTACAACCACTGAATGATCGATTGATTGAGCTCTACGAACCCAAGACTTATCCAGAAAATCAGAAATCACCAAAGCATGAGTGA
- the LOC122075295 gene encoding E3 ubiquitin-protein ligase RZFP34-like, which translates to MSSDIENQFSLASESIESRKNDESLMELGSGDFGCAHYRRRCKIRAPCCDKIFDCRHCHNEAKNSMEVDPLDRHELPRHEVKYGIDLHFSFLSQIQQNCINCGVCMGKYFCEKCKFFDDDVSKNQYHCDQCGICRTGGQENFFHCNKCRCCYSMLLKDSHRCVEGAMHHNCPVCFEYIFDSTKEITALGCGHTIHLDCLNEMVRHLRFTCPVCSKSVCDMSRVWERLDKEIASTPMPEIYQNKMVWILCNDCGTSSKVCFHIVAHKCLSCNSYNTRQTQGGPASCSSGISEMAR; encoded by the exons ATGTCGAGCGATATCGAGAACCAATTTTCTCTGGCATCTGAATCTATTGAATCCCGTAAGAATGACGAATCATTGATGGAGCTTGGATCTGGAGATTTCGG GTGTGCACATTACAGAAGGAGATGTAAAATCAGAGCCCCTTGCTGCGATAAGATTTTTGATTGCAGGCATTGCCATAATGAAGCTAAG AACTCGATGGAAGTTGATCCGCTGGATAGACATGAACTTCCTCGCCATGAAGTGAAATAT GGGAttgatcttcatttttcttttctttctcagaTTCAACAAAATTGTATTAACTGTGGGGTTTGCATGGGGAAATACTTCTGTGAAAAATGCAAGTTCTTTGATGATGAT GTCTCAAAGAACCAATATCATTGTGACCAATGTGGAATTTGCAG AACTGGAGGACAGGAGAACTTCTTCCACTGTAATAAATGCA gatgctgttattcgatgttgTTGAAGGATTCACATCGATGCGTGGAAGGAGCAATGCACCATAACTGCCCGGTCTGCTTTGAG TATATATTTGATTCAACAAAAGAGATTACTGCCTTAGGATGTGGACACACAATACATTTGGACTGTTTGAACGAGATGGTGCGGCACCTACG GTTCACATGCCCTGTTTGCTCAAAATCTGTTTGTGACATGTCAAGAGTGTGGGAAAGACTTGATAAGGAG ATTGCCTCGACACCGATGCCCGAAATATATCAAAACAAGATG GTGTGGATCCTGTGCAATGATTGTGGAACATCTTCCAAGGTCTGTTTCCATATTGTGGCACACAAGTGCCTGAGCTGCAATTCATACAATACTAGGCAGACACAAGGAGGCCCAGCTTCCTGCTCATCAGGGATCTCAGAAATGGCGAGATAA